One window of the Entelurus aequoreus isolate RoL-2023_Sb linkage group LG18, RoL_Eaeq_v1.1, whole genome shotgun sequence genome contains the following:
- the LOC133633573 gene encoding rab11 family-interacting protein 4A-like: MCTQAYPDTGHNSPLFAGDVEEDEGKERDSDRDSAVESTQGSDTSEGLTRLGDKEDILGDLFFTSDNTVRTSGTSNSVTSDLSTRSSASLNEEQFEDYGDYAPSSPYPDDENRTNGYSDHGSSVPSSAGQTPRKVREQYPAEMMDLYCCQCSKKVNMLSDLEARLKNLKVNSPSRKISSTAFGRQLLHNSNLSSSNGSTEDLFRDSIDSCDIDINEKVSSLERKVAELENEILIHDDLKSKLKQDNTHLVHRVNELEEQLKDQETREDQNLQGELRRHRETFSKMERDKTTQIELLNSRVKQLEDEKNEMHVNMSRLKTQTEKLDEEKQRMTDKLEDTSLRLKDEMDLYRKMMDKLRQNRQQFQEEKQAMQELMEDLRRELEHLQLFKLEAERPGRSRSSSSSLADYNNRTREMELEYEVKRLKQENHRLKEQNDELNGQILSLSLYEAKNLFATQTKAQSLAAEIDNASRDQLMEALKEQEEINMRLRQYMDKIILAIIDHNPSILEIKA; the protein is encoded by the exons ATGTGTACACAGGCCTATCCTGACACCGGCCATAACAGCCCACTGTTTGCTGGAGACGTGGAGGAGGACGAAGGCAAGGAGAGAGACTCGGATAGAGACAGTGCTGTGGAGAGCACCCAAGGCTCTGACACTTCAGAGGGGCTAACCAGACTGGGGGACAAGGAAGATATCTTGGGTGATCTTTTCTTCACCTCTGACAA TACCGTCAGGACAAGCGGCACCAGCAACTCCGTCACTTCTGACTTGTCGACACGTTCCTCGGCTTCTCTGAACGAGGAGCAGTTTGAGGACTACGGTGACTACGCTCCCAGCAGCCCCTATCCGGACGACGAGAACCGTACCAACGGATACTCTGATCATGGATCATCTGTGCCATCGAG tgCGGGCCAGACACCTCGTAAGGTGCGAGAACAGTACCCCGCGGAGATGATGGACCTCTACTGTTGTCAGTGCAGCAAAAAGGTCAACATGCTCAGTGACCTCGAGGCTCGCCTCAAAAACCTCAAGGTTAACAG CCCCAGCAGGAAAATCTCCAGCACAGCATTTGGAAG GCAGTTGCTCCATAACAGCAACTTGAGTAGCAGCAACGGGAGCACGGAGGACCTTTTTCGAGATAGCATCGACTCATGTGACATCGACATCAATGAGAAG GTATCGTCTTTGGAAAGGAAGGTTGCAGAACTGGAGAATGAAATTTTAATCCACGATGATCTCAAGTCCAAGTTGAAGCAAGACAACACACATTTAGTACACAG GGTTAATGAGCTTGAGGAACAGCTAAAAGACCAGGAGACACGGGAGGACCAAAATCTGCAAGGGGAGCTGAGACGACATCGAGAGACCTTCAGCAAGATGGAGAGAGACAAAACTACACAGATTGAGCTGCTCAACAGCCG AGTTAAGCAGCTGGAGGATGAGAAAAATGAGATGCATGTTAACATGAGCCGACTGAAGACGCAGACAGAGAAACTGGATGAG GAGAAGCAAAGGATGACTGATAAGCTGGAGGACACCAGCTTGCGCCTGAAAGATGAAATGGACCTGTACCGAAAAATGATGGACAAACTGAGACAAAACAGGCAGCAGTTCCAGGAAGAGAAACAAGCCATGCAGGAG CTGATGGAGGACTTGCGGCGAGAGTTGGAGCACTTGCAGCTCTTCAAACTGGAGGCCGAGAGGCCCGGACGCAGTCGGAGCTCATCTTCTAGTCTTGCCGACTACAACAACAGGACCAGGGAGATGGAGCTGGAGTACGAGGTCAAGAGGCTCAAGCAG GAGAACCACAGGCTGAAGGAGCAGAACGATGAGCTGAACGGCCAGATTCTCAGCCTGAGCTTGTACGAAGCCAAGAATTTGTTCGCCACGCAGACCAAAGCCCAGTCTCTGGCTGCCGAGATAGACAACGCCTCCAGAGACCAG
- the LOC133634239 gene encoding E3 SUMO-protein ligase ZBED1-like, producing MVEKDMLPISIVDGKGFRELMNYCEPDYQIPSRETITTRIEARYKRKKAELKARLANTHVAITTDCWTSNTTESYITVTCHYMEDWLMRSAVLATESMPMSHTADNLAERLNEIVHAWGLTGRVIACVHDNASNIVLANSRPRVDWASVPCYTHTLQLAINDGFAGTLHQVIAAAGRLVKHFKHSTKATKALETKQGQMGLERHQLIQSCKTRWNSVCDMFARLVEQRWAVCAVLSDRTFTKLSDARTLEIRDDHWKIMEEMGPVLVALKTATTVMSTETEVSISNTYPISFGLIDVHLKKRVEGDSGKVAEFKSKVAASLSRRMKIASDDFLTSTPMIATMVDPRHKHLSFLSPARRISANAKLLELAQAEDVSSTSTTADGASSASASTTGEEEEGAQPDVPVQEAAPQRHTSAMVQLLGAYYTNQIGGEKMKQGIRGWQKWQNDTCVSLLHQCLLNACSQHVALL from the exons ATGGTTGAAAAGGATATGCTGCCTATAAGCATTGTGGATGGCAAGGGGTTTCGTGAGTTGATGAACTATTGTGAGCCAGACTACCAAATCCCTTCTCGAGAAACAATAACAACCCGCATAGAGGCTCGCTACAAAAGAAAGAAAGCCGAGCTGAAAGCACGACTGGCCAACACGCATGTAGCAATAACCACTGACTGTTGGACGTCAAATACAACAGAGAGCTATATCACCGTCACTTGCCACTACATGGAGGACTGGCTGATGAGGTCGGCAGTCCTAGCCACAGAGAGTATGCCGATGAGCCATACGGCTGATAATTTAGCAGAACGGCTGAATGAAATTGTGCATGCATGGGGGCTGACCGGGCGAGTGATAGCCTGTGTTCACGACAACGCGAGTAACATCGTCTTAGCAAACAGCCGACCTCGAGTCGACTGGGCCTCTGTTCCATGCTACACCCATACCCTACAACTGGCCATCAACGATGGTTTCGCTGGGACCCTGCACCAAGTCATCGCAGCTGCAGGAAGATTGGTCAAACACTTTAAGCACAGCACTAAAGCCACCAAAGCGCTGGAAACCAAGCAAGGCCAAATGGGCTTGGAACGCCACCAGCTCATTCAATCCTGCAAAACGAGGTGGAATTCAGTCTGTGACATGTTTGCGAGACTGGTGGAGCAGCGGTGGGCGGTGTGCGCCGTACTATCAGACCGCACGTTCACCAAGCTGTCTGATGCTCGGACACTTGAGATCAGAGACGACCACTGGAAAATCATGGAGGAAATGGGCCCTGTTCTAGTCGCTCTGAAGACAGCAACTACCGTGATGTCTACAGAGACTGAG gtGTCCATATCCAACACGTATCCCATCAGCTTCGGTTTAATCGACGTGCACCTCAAGAAGAGAGTCGAGGGAGACTCAGGCAAAGTGGCAGAATTCAAATCTAAAGTGGCTGCTTCACTGAGCAGACGGATGAAG attGCATCTGATGACTTCCTAACATCAACCCCAATGATAGCAACGATGGTGGACCCTCGGCACAAGCACCTGTCATTTCTCAGCCCAGCCAGGAGGATTTCAGCAAATGCCAAACTGCTTGAACTGGCTCAAGCAGAAGATGTGAGCTCCACATCCACAACAGCAGATGGAGCAAGCTCTGCCTCTGCCAGTACCactggagaggaggaggagggggctcAGCCAGACGTGCCTGTCCAGGAAGCTGCACCACAGAGACACACATCTGCTATGGTTCAACTCCTGGGTGCCTACTACACCAACCAG ATTGGTGGGGAAAAAATGAAGCAAGGTATCCGAGgttggcaaaagtggcaaaacgATACATGTGTATCCCTGCTACATCAGTGCCTTCTGAACGCGTGTTCTCAGCATGTGGCCTTACTGTAA